The Lampris incognitus isolate fLamInc1 chromosome 7, fLamInc1.hap2, whole genome shotgun sequence genome window below encodes:
- the LOC130115196 gene encoding lysophosphatidic acid receptor 6-like has protein sequence MVNITSTGNGQEFDRSNMVYAMIFGCIVLFGLPLNAVSLWILIRRHSNRCPSAVFMINLAISDLLLVISLPMIVYFHATGLWPFGVMVCVWITMLFRNNIRSSAIFITCICVDRLLALVFPLTTQHLRTTSNASKACIFVWLFILAVSIPESIDFIRSMRICNATSCFGNVACQQQKHWTAYMQSVLVFSMLVVNIVSTGFMSWTLHKHLNDSVKVNSGMNVMLIFVVNLVMFVVFFSPLSVALLITNGKHAIKPTVCLASLNCCLDPLFYYFSLDGFWKEKENEWSAFKTTAAEFREQSLESKL, from the coding sequence ATGGTCAACATTACTTCGACAGGGAATGGTCAAGAGTTCGATAGAAGTAACATGGTCTACGCTATGATCTTTGGCTGCATCGTGCTATTTGGTCTACCTCTGAATGCCGTGTCACTGTGGATTCTGATACGCCGCCACAGCAACAGATGCCCAAGTGCTGTCTTCATGATAAACTTGGCCATTTCAGACCTGCTGCTGGTCATCTCTCTGCCCATGATAGTCTACTTCCACGCTACAGGCCTCTGGCCCTTTGGCGTCATGGTGTGTGTCTGGATCACTATGCTCTTCCGCAACAACATCCGTTCCAGCGCTATCTTCATCACCTGCATCTGCGTGGACCGGCTGCTGGCGTTGGTGTTCCCACTGACAACACAGCACCTGAGAACAACCTCCAACGCTTCCAAAGCTTGCATTTTTGTTTGGCTCTTTATACTGGCAGTcagcatcccagaaagcattgACTTTATCAGAAGTATGAGGATCTGCAATGCAACTTCCTGTTTTGGTAATGTCGCCTGTCAGCAACAGAAACATTGGACTGCATATATGCAATCAGTTCTAGTGTTTTCCATGCTAGTTGTCAATATTGTGTCTACTGGTTTCATGTCCTGGACTCTGCACAAGCATCTCAATGACTCTGTAAAGGTCAACAGCGGGATGAATGTTATGCTGATTTTTGTCGTGAATTTGGTGATGTTTGTTGTCTTTTTCTCGCCTCTTTCTGTGGCCCTGTTAATCACAAATGGGAAACATGCCATCAAGCCAACAGTATGTCTTGCTAGTTTGAACTGCTGCCTGGATCCTCTGTTCTATTACTTTTCTTTGGATGGCTTCTGGAAGGAAAAGGAGAATGAGTGGTCCGCTTTCAAGACAACAGCAGCTGAGTTTAGAGAGCAGAGTTTGGAAAGTAAGCTTTGA